A stretch of DNA from Parvularcula bermudensis HTCC2503:
ACTGGTCGCCTGTCCCTCGACCGCCGAAAATTCAGACGGCAGGGGGCCATCGAGCAGAACGCCGCCGGCGACATCCCCGCCGATGAAAAGGGCATCCCCGGCCTGGAAGCCGGCCTGGTCGAAATTGTCGTTATCCTCAGGGGAGTCCACCGTCGGCGCGGCGGCGGTGCTGGCCCGCTGATAGCCGCTGGATTGCACGCTGCCGCCAAAGGTCACCGCGCCGCCCACCGGGCCGGTCACCGCGATCCCCGTCGACGATTCGCCATTGGCCACCACTGCGGCTTCGCTGGAGAAGGTGACGTCGCCGGTGACGCCGGAGACCTGGACCCCGGTGCTGTTGGCGCCGGTCATGACGACGCCGGCGCCGCTGGAGAAATTGCCGTCGAGATTGCCGTTGAGAATGATCCCGCCGGAGGCATCCCCGATCACCGTCACCTGAGAGCCATCCTCAAAGGTCACATCGCCGGTATAGGCCCCCGCTGAGAGGAGAAAACCGAAGCGATCGTCGGCATAGGGCGGCGGCAGGTCGTCATCGTTCGGATCGTCGTCGTTGAGGGTGATCCGCCCGGAGCTGCCTTGCGTATAGGAAAACGTCCCGGCCCCGGGGGTGACGAACACGCCTCGGCTGCCATCGGCTGCCGTTTCCGCCGGATAAAGGATGGTGCCGTTATTGACGACCGTGGCATCGCTATCGACGGTGATCGCGGTCCCGTCATCGAGCTCGAACGCCCCGTCCTCATCAATCGTCAAATCCCCGGTGACCGAGGTTAAGACCCCTTCGGTACGGGTGTCTGAGATCACCTCTTGGGCGGCCACATGGGGGGCGAGGGCCGCGAGGAGGGAAAGGGTCGCAGCGCTCCCCAACAGAAGGGGGGACGAACGTCCGACGGTCAGCGTACTCATCTAAATTCCACTCCAGCGATCCTTGCGCCCATAATAGGGGGCCACGTCCACCTGTTGCTTAACGCGATCCTCTTTTCAACACCCGTAAAGGCGTTCGGGGCCCCGCGTCGATGGGCTGTCACTGAATAGGGCAGCCCTACCACGCGTTGATACGGGTGAGGATTTGATCGGCGTCATAGGTCTGGGGGTCAGAGGGCGGGGCGCCGGTGCCGGTGAGGATTTCGAGCCGTACGGTCACATCCGGGTTCGGCGGTGTCCCAAGAGGCAGGGTGACGCCCACCCCCACGCCGACCGAGCCGCCGCGTGTGCTGCTGCCAAGGCCGATGGAGGAGCCGCCGCGGGCCCGTCGCCCTTCGTCGATATCGCGAGAGACCACCCGGAACCAGTCCTGCCCGCGCATCCGCGTCAGCTCCGCCGCGCGGCGCAGCGCGCCATTGTCCGCTTCGGCCAAGCCCCGCCCAGTATAGAGGATTCGATAGCGCTGATCCTCAAGGCGCTGATCTTCATAGCCATAGGGCGACCCGACCGCCGGGCCGTAGCCTGTGGGGGCGGCGCATCCGGCCAGCAGGATCGCAGCGAGGAGGGGCGCAATGGGGCGAAGCCGTGTTCTCATCCCCCTTCATTATCGGCGCGCTGCGCGGGGGCCAATCCCCGCTTTCTGACAAGGCGGTAGGGTCTTTCCCGGTATTGGGCGGCGGGCGCATGCGGGGCGCACCCCCGCAGGAGAGTGAAGCTGCGCCCTCGCCCCGTTGAGCGCCGCATTCTATCTTG
This window harbors:
- a CDS encoding CC0125/CC1285 family lipoprotein, whose translation is MRTRLRPIAPLLAAILLAGCAAPTGYGPAVGSPYGYEDQRLEDQRYRILYTGRGLAEADNGALRRAAELTRMRGQDWFRVVSRDIDEGRRARGGSSIGLGSSTRGGSVGVGVGVTLPLGTPPNPDVTVRLEILTGTGAPPSDPQTYDADQILTRINAW